In Candidatus Nanopelagicales bacterium, the genomic window GACTCGCTGACGCCACGCATGAGCAGGAAGGCGCACATAGTGACTACGACCACGGCGGGGAGGTTGAACACGCCCCCGGCGGTGCCTGGAGGATTGGCGAGCGCGTCCGGAATCTGAATGCCGAATGTTGTGAGGAACTCGTTAAGAAACTGACCCCACCCAACGGCTACGGCGGACGCGGAAACCCCGTATTCGAGCATCAGGCACCAGCCGCACACCCAGGCCACGATCTCCCCGAGCGTCGCGTAGGCGGAGGAGTAGCTCGACGCCGATACGGGGATGGACCCGGCCAGCTCCGCATACGCCAATGCCGAGAAAGCGCAAGTGATCGCCGCGAGCACGAACGACAGCAGGACGGCGGGGCCCGCCTTTGGTATCGCTTCACCGAGAATGACGAAGATCCCCGAGCCGACTATCGAGCCGACGCCGAGGAAGGTCAAG contains:
- a CDS encoding amino acid permease; protein product: MGSLPIRRQLLRIKPADEINAEGDVGTLKRSMGPLALTFLGVGSIVGSGIFVILGEAIPKAGPAVLLSFVLAAITCAFSALAYAELAGSIPVSASSYSSAYATLGEIVAWVCGWCLMLEYGVSASAVAVGWGQFLNEFLTTFGIQIPDALANPPGTAGGVFNLPAVVVVTMCAFLLMRGVSES